One part of the Arabidopsis thaliana chromosome 1 sequence genome encodes these proteins:
- a CDS encoding 2-oxoglutarate (2OG) and Fe(II)-dependent oxygenase superfamily protein: MESSLPQVAALDRSTLLKAFDETKTGVKGLIDAGITEIPSIFRAPPATLTSPKPPSSSDFSIPTIDLKGGGTDSITRRSLVEKIGDAAEKWGFFQVINHGIPMDVLEKMIDGIREFHEQDTEVKKGFYSRDPASKMVYSSNFDLFSSPAANWRDTLGCYTAPDPPRPEDLPATCGEMMIEYSKEVMKLGKLLFELLSEALGLNTNHLKDMDCTNSLLLLGHYYPPCPQPDLTLGLTKHSDNSFLTILLQDHIGGLQVLHDQYWVDVPPVPGALVVNVGDLLQAN; this comes from the exons ATGGAGTCATCACTTCCCCAAGTTGCTGCACTTGATCGTTCAACTCTACTCAAAGCTTTCGACGAGACTAAAACCGGCGTGAAAGGCCTTATCGACGCCGGAATCACAGAGATTCCTTCGATATTTCGTGCACCTCCGGCTACTTTAACAAGTCCAAAACCACCTTCCTCCTCTGATTTCTCCATCCCCACAATCGATCTCAAAGGAGGTGGCACGGACTCGATCACGCGGCGGAGCTTGGTGGAGAAGATCGGAGACGCGGCAGAGAAATGGGGATTTTTCCAGGTGATCAACCACGGGATCCCGATGGATGTGTTGGAGAAGATGATAGATGGGATTCGTGAGTTTCACGAGCAAGACACTGAAGTGAAGAAAGGGTTTTACTCTCGAGATCCAGCTAGTAAGATGGTATACAGCAGCAACTTCGATCTGTTTAGCTCACCGGCGGCGAATTGGAGAGATACACTTGGTTGTTATACAGCACCAGATCCCCCGAGACCGGAGGACTTACCCGCCACTTGTGG GGAGATGATGATTGAGTACTCAAAGGAAGTGATGAAATTGGGTAAATTACTCTTCGAGCTTCTCTCGGAAGCTCTAGGGTTAAACACTAATCACCTCAAGGACATGGATTGCACTAACTCCTTGCTGTTGCTCGGCCATTATTACCCGCCATGTCCCCAACCCGACCTTACTCTAGGCTTAACGAAACACTCCGACAACTCTTTTCTCACTATTCTTCTTCAAGACCATATCGGAGGGCTTCAAGTTCTTCATGACCAATATTGGGTTGATGTTCCTCCTGTCCCTGGAGCTCTTGTTGTTAACGTTGGAGATCTTCTTCAGGCTAACTAA